The segment TTGTCTTGTGatagattttatacacctgtatacAGCGATAATGGTGGCTCAAACAACTCATGTAAAGAATTTGGaaggtccacatacttttgaccctgtAGTGTAGATTTACATGTAGATTCTCCTGAACCCATCCAGTGATTGAATGATTAGCATGTGCCTCCGCCATCGAGCCGTGCTACTGTTTAAAACACCAGTATAAACACCagtatagggttagggttagggttagcctATCCCTAACCCCCCTCCCCCTGTCCAGACATGGCAAATTccttatctataacatgaaagtGACGAGTCTTACTGGTTATACTGGAGCAGCAAAATACCATTCAGCACACTGGGTGTtaacatggtgtgtgtgtgtgggggggggggggggggagcatTCACCGAGGATCAGATTACTGCAGTCAAATCAGAACACAACCTCAGAATCTGATCTAATCACAGTCATACACCCTACTCATCCCCAAATACTGCACCCATCCTCCTCAGAACAATACACCCTACTCATCCCCAAATACTGCACCCATCCTCCTCAGAACACTACATCCTACTCATCCCCAAATACTGCACCCATCCTCCTCAGAACACTACATCCTACTCATCCCCAAATACTGCACCCATCCTCCTCAGAACACTACACCCTACTCATCCCCAAATACTGCACCCATCCTCCTCAGAACAATACACCCTACTCATCCCCAAATACTGCACCCATCCTCCTCAGAACACTACATCCTACTCATCCCCAAATACTGCACCCATCCTCCTCAGAACAATACACCCTACTCATCCCCAAATACTGCACCCATCCTCCTCAGAACACTACATCCTACTCATCCCCAAATACTGCACCCATCCTCCTCAGAACAATACACCCTACTCATCCCCAAATACTGCACCCATCCTCCTCAGAACAATACACCCTACTCATCCCCAAATACTGCACCCATCCTCCTCAGAACAATACACCCTACTCATCCCCAAATACTGCACCCATCCTCCTCAGAACACTACATCCTACTCATCCCCAAATACTGCACCCATCCTCCTCAGAACACTACATCCTACTCATCCCCAAATACTGCACCCATCCTCCTCAGAACACTACATCCTACTCATCCCCAAATACTGCACCCATCCTCCTCAGAACACTACATCCTACTCATCCCCAAATACTGCACCCATCCTCCTCAGAACACTACACTCTCATCCCCAAATCTTCATGGTGTTTTATTACGGGTTCACAATGCAGcctgtatgttttgttttgtgcagAGTGCCGCTGCCGCTCCGAGCCCTGTGATGGGTAACATGCCCCCCGGAGACGGGATGCCCGGAGGCCCGATGCCCCCCGGATTCTTTCAGGTAACACGTTTCTCTATAATAAATAAGATCTTTCTGCACTAATTCAGTAGTACATCAGTAACAATTCATTATATATAAGAAACCTTTTAATAAATCAAAGAAATGATGCATCAAACTTAATAATTTTTAACAGAACAGGGGTAGtacctggggggggggggtactacACCCCTATCCTAACACCCCTATCTTTTCCTTCTCTCTATTTGTATGTGTATCCCAGGGCCCCCCAGGGTCACAGTCTTCTCCTCACGCTCAGCCTCCTAACAGCATGATGGGACCTCACGGCCAGGTATTACATGTTCAACTCCCTGCCATGTTCCACCCAtgaccctacacacacacacactccctgtCTCTTCATGCACTCTTTCTGCTCCTCACGGTAGAGGTAGATACACCTCCAACCTCACCTTACTGATCTTACAGTGTGAGATGCTGGGAGATGTTTCTACTTTGTTGAAGTGGTGTGGTggagatgtgatgatgtgatgtgatggtgtggtgaTTTTATGatgtggtgatgtgatgttgTGACggtgtggtgatgtgatgacGGTGTGATCATGTGATGATGGTTtggtgatgtgatgatgtgatgtgacggtgtggtgatgtgatgacGGTGTGATCATGTGATGATGGCGTGGTGATGTGATGATGATATCAGTGTGGTGgaagtgtttgtgtttgggAGTGTGGTGTTTTTATTAACTATGAAGAATCATtcattgtgtttgtttgcagcCCTTCATGTCTCCTCGTTTCGGAGGAGGACCGAGACCCCCCATCAGAATGGGTAACCAGGTGAGCTCACGGCACCACAGTTCATGTTTTGCTGTGGATTCCTAGCATTGCATATTTGAGGAAACAGGAGACACGGTGGTAAATGCAAAGTAAATGAAACATGGTGGACTGCATGAATACAGCTGCTGCAGCTGTTTCTGAGATGTTGTTTTTAATGCTGTAAATTTAGAAAAAATGCTGAACATTAAAGTCAAATCATAAAGTTACACGTTCAGTTCAAATTTCATTTCTCTCTCTATTGTCATTACATTCTGCAGCCTCCAGGTGGCGTCCCTGCAGCACAGCCCATGCTCCCCAACATGGACCCCCGACTACAGGGTGAGGCAGAACTCTTACTGGAACCAGTGATTGTTTAGGGTGTTGATCCTGAAACAAAAGACAGAAATTATTAAgaatacatatttttattttgtttacaggTCCGATGCAGAGGATGAATGTACCCAGAGGAATAGGGCCAATGGGCCCAGGGCCCCAGGTAATATCATTACAATCTGCTCTACTACTAATTCCATATTCAAAATGTCCTCTTTCTCACTTCCTGTTGCAGGGTTGCAGTAGGAAGGAAACAGAATATATTCGTGTTATAAATCTATGGTTGTTTGGTTTCTCTTGTAGAATTTTGGGGGGGGGATGAGACCCCCACACAATTCGATGGGGCCTGGAATGCCTGGAGTTGCCATGTAAGTAAATTTGATGTTCAATACGAGTCTGCTGATTGTTGATCAGAACAACCTTTTTGATAAATGATCAATTTAATGATTTTTAGGGGACCAGGGAACGGCAGACCACCGTGGCCTAATCCAAACGCCAACAACGTAAGTTACCTGCCTGTATTCACCTCCCTACAAACAATAACCATGTTATAATAACCTGTATATCTGTTATTATAatgatatttcatttattaatacaatgtaataaatattcTGAGCTAATTTATTGAAATTATTGATGATAACATTTAAAAACCGGTGCTCATAAAATAAATTTCACATACTTTTAAATCCttttattagaatttattaAAATGCAGATACAGATATAGAATAATCAGCTGGTTAAATAAGAGATCACTTTATTCATAAACTAATTTTTTTAACTAGATTTTCTATTAAAAACTGCCTGTCAAATTTACGTGGCCGTCAGGTTTCCTGTCTTACAGAGTTAATGTTGTCAGAACATTCTCAGAAACTCTGTATAAGAATCATATGCTATTAACAGACCATCTACAATGAGCCGCCAGTattaaaatagtattaaaaaataatagataTCAATTCATGATTTTAGTTGTTTCTGTTACTCTTGTAGAAGTTTAATGTTCTGGTTTTATTTCTAGATGCCGTACTCCTCACCCTCACCTGGTGCTTATGGGGTAAGTGCTGATACATCACCTGTCACCCCAGGATGAAGCTAGTAGTATTTATATTAGTATAGCATAGTATAGCATAGTACTCAGTAACAACTTTAAATGCTAAACTGGTTAAACCTGCTACAGACTTTCATCATTTTTTAAACTACGTTAGTCTTTCAAAACTACAGAAGCAACttaacacagcacacacacacaagctgatTCACCTGTCCAGCATGATTTATTCCCATATTAAACCCAGTATTAAACTCAGTATTAAACCCAGTGTTAAACCCAGTATTAAAACCAGTAATAAACCCTAAAAACTGTGTTCTTACTGTGCTTTCTAAAGGGCCCTCAGGGTGGTGGACCACCAGGCACCCCAGGAATAGTCCCGAGCCCTGCAGGTACCTGCACCACCCACACTAAtcactgaaataataataataacttaataaCTTAATAAACATCAGTGTTTTGGGCTTTTAACATGAAAGCTCTTGTACTTTCAGACTCAAACAATTCGAGTGAGAACTTGTACACTATGATGAACTCTGGAGGAGGAAGAACCAACGTGAGTCACGCAAACATCAGCACCTTCACATGAACTCTAATGAACTTCATTACAGAAGATCTAGGGTCTGGATTGAAATGGTCTTAGATTTAGAGTTTTTTTATTAGTCTGTCACATAATTCCTTACCTGTAaccaataaacataaaaaataaaatcatttctattgtctgtatttttacattcaGATCCTCCTGCAGtttcaatatttatattatatttgttcttttttactgTATCtaacatttgtgctaatttattattttaaattttctttttGTAGTTTCCAATCGGTCCGGGCTCAGAGGGGCCCCTTGGAGCCATGGCTGGAATGGACCCCATGCACATGAATGGTGGTaaatcattcattttttatgatCACATTAGTTATAATTACTGTGTTTACTTTAAAAGTAGTATTTTCCATTTTGTGGGATAGCAACAgaatttagcattttatttttttgaattgattttattttgtttaaaatgtggATTTTTTTAAGAATGTGATTTCTGTTCTGGACATAAAGAAATATGATACATCTGATGATACAACAGCtactaataatgttttttttttcaggttcTGGAGATTTGGATGGACTTCCAAAGGTAAAGAactgaatgtttttaaaaacattaaacactcaCAGATTTAAATTATTTCCTGAAAGTTGCACTAGAGGTTtaaaatttagatttttaaaacatatttctATTATGTATATAGATGTTTGTTTTTGGGCATAATGAGGAAAGTGGACCTATAACAATCGATCCCCAAACACAATGTTAGAATATTGCACAgatgaaaggtgcaaaaggttttgatttagtgttatattttattgtgtatattgtaattcagggtttttcaaacttttttttaagcatCGTACGTTTTGTCTATGATTTTACCCGACCCAGGCAACACGATTCATCTTACTCTCTATACAAGATGTCTCCACAAGGGGCAATCACgttcaagtttatttatttattaatatttttctctgtgacccatttttttggctcgcAACCCTTGAAAAACCCTGTTGTAGATAATGTTATCCTAGcattggtgggatttaaacttGTACCTTCACGGTTAAGCTGCCTCTGCCCTTTAAAAaataagtgtaattaataagtTTAGTACTACAGAAAGAAGAATCTCTTTAAAATCAGTTTTATTGCTCATAATAAGcttattaattaattgtaacatttctgtATGATCTGGGTGTCTGACAGAATTCTCCAAACAACATGAGTAACATGAGTAATAATTTGGGAACCCCGAGAGACGACGATGCAGGAGGTAGTTACCTGCACTCTTTTCAAAATGAGAATGTAAGTACTAATCTCACATCAAAAGTATGTACAACACACATATgtaatattaacattaaaagattcaagagaataaaCATGTTATTGCTTATTAATAAGTATTTATTCATCTTAGTTTTCTTCTGCAGAGGGGAGGAAGCACAGATGAACGTTAGGGAAACAGTTTAGGGTTTCTGCATCAAATCAtctgatttaaatattttttatattttggtgtGTGATGGTACATTAGTCAGTTGAAGCTTTATATGATTTAATAGCACAGCGTGTCATGACTTGTTTTTCACTGCAAAGACAGaatcagatttttttatttcagaatCACGTCTATCATCTAAAAATCAGAGGCACAATTCTAAAGACAGTAATGCACTACTCGTTATCATTTTTACAAGCACAGTGTAAACCATGGGGTGCCTCACAGTTGATGAGTGCTGGTGAAGGGGCGTGTTTTTTTTAGTCACAAATCTTGGACAAGCCCTCACCCTTTACCTGTGAGCAGCTCTACATAACCTATAGCCGTGAATCTGCTGTAGTTTAATGACAACAGCAGTCTTAAGGCTCTTTGTAAAGCTCCTGTTTTTCACTTCTGATTGTTCAGTAAATACAGGTGCATCATGGGTGTTTTGGTCTACTGTAAAACACAAATGCACCACCACTAAGTTCACTATTAACCCCTAAAGGCAGGTAGTCTTTACCACCAGGGCTGTTTTTATAGCATTGGTGAACGTTTCTTACTGCTATGACTAACtgtttgtttctgtgtgtttctgCAGCAGTATTCTCCATCTATGACCATGAGTGTCTAAACCATCATGGAAGAGAAGTTCATTACAGAGATGGAGAAATATGTACAGGTTTTTGGGGCCGAGTGTTACCGTCTCTTTTTGCCAGTCTGCATTATCCCCCCTCCCATTTACTTATTTTTCTTATAAACAAGCCCCAACCACTGCCCCACTGTCACCTTATTACCCCCAACCACCACCTCTTAAAAATCCTGATCCACTTGATCAAAATGTGACACGAAACTCCAAGGACAAAACAGACTTTTTCTCCTAGAGTACAGACTTTATACTAGATCACTGTTCACCTTGGAGCTGCCAAAACCTCTGAGGAACAAAATCCTTCATTACTTTGCTCATTCCCAACCTCGCCCTTCTAGATTGCTCGTCATCCACAGCTTTTTATCAACTGCCCGTCTCAACTGCTGGTCCTCAACTGCGgctcatcttttcatcaactgATCATCGTCCTACTCTGGTTTACAGATCTGAAAGGCTGATGCTGAGATTAATTATACGAGGTTTTGTCCCCACTCCTATGCTTCATCAGCTTGGCCACATGTCCCAATGAGAGCTCTGTTCCTCTCTAAAGGTCCAGATTCACCACCATCTCTCAGTAAATTTGTTCCTTGTTAAGTATTACAGCTGGTTTGATGAAGAACTGCTCATATTTTTTACACTGATGATTTCCTTTTTCTGCACTGATTCATTTTCATAATTACTGTTAAACTCTACATAAATGTATCGTACTTGTCCGATGGGAGACGACCGTAAACTACCTACAAACGTTCAAACTATGAAGCTCCGCCCCTTTTCTCTTTCTGCGTGTCACTGATGTGTTGGGCCGTTGTAGCATCGATTTCTGTAATGCTGAATTTGTGCTGTAACTCATATCACCTGATTTTTTGatgttattatgtttttttaatcaaCCATGTGCCTCAATAGTTTTATTTTGATATTTGAGTCTGAAGACCCATAGTAGCTTCACTCTCCTGATGGAGACTTGTGAATCGGACCCAAGCGTGAGTGTTTAAACAATTTGCAGGTAATTTTATGTTAGTTTTGCTGGAGGAGAGCATCAGGCTCACTGATAGATAATTaacttataatatttatatcttCCTTTAGTTTCAATTTCACACTTGCAACCTGCTTTACTGCTTTTACCAGCTTGTACATCATAGTTTGGGCAAAATGCTTGTTTATATATTGACAACTAAATTATTTGGCTCCCTCCTGTGTGTCctgttcttttctttaaaaaaacagtttgtattatatgtttacacacacttgtaatGACATTTGAATGCATTTTGAGATTTCAACAATTTGTCCAACTTTTTCTGTTAATGATTTGAGCACATCAATTTGGGTTCTTTGAtaagtttgttttgtgttttctgaaaatatgctGTGTGAAAAATGTACTGATAAGACAAAACATTAGAGACTCCACCTTCCACACAAAAAATATGCATGGCAATAAATTGTGAGATCCTTTTTAAGATTTACTAGATTGTAAATTTAAGATCATTACAGTTAGGGTTTCCGTTGTTGCTTTCTTGTTAAACAGGGATTTACTTCCATTTAGCTATAAGCTCATTAGTGTTTTGGCTCCATATttgacttaaaaaaaaagtggcTTCCTCTAACAGTCAATTCTCTTTAGTTTAACCCCTTTCTCCTACCATCTACCATATTTCTTTCAGGGCTGTCACCAGTGAGGTATGTACTAATGatcataaaatacatttcaatatACACAAAAGCATGCAACTGAACATTGGTAAACTCTGCCACAAGCCTCTTGGCCTTTAGTTTATTCTTATGATGCTCAGATGTGTTCATCTTTGTAGAACAGGACTATTTTGAACAAACAAGCACTAATTCTGTTGTTTTGTAATAGAAACTTCTATCAAATGAATTTCTGTCAGTGCTTCTCAGTGACCAGTCAGGGATGAGATTCATGAACAACTGAATAAGCACTGATCTGATTGGTTGTTTGATAATGAGGAGGCTCCCAGGTGCTAATGTGAAAAAACAGTTTAGTGGTTTTGACTAGTCAAAAGTCCTTTTAAGATATCTCCAAATAAATTAAAGATATCttgaacattttttttaatctagatGGCTTTTGTGTATCTGTTATCTGTCATTATCATTCTGAATAGTCAGAATGTGTTTGTAGATATCTTGAATAATCATTCTGTCCAGTCAAAACGTCCCAGATTTACGTAGCATTTTTGCGCCAAGTTTATTGAGCATTTTGGGATTGTTTGCATTTGCTAATTCTTGTGTTTTTAACACGATTTTTAGTGCTGCAGCTCGTGCTCGACAGGAATTAAGCAACATGGTTTTACATCAATAAAAGAATTCACACAAGgttttaaaagatttatttatgagcactgtacaattatcacatgtTTATTAATCTTcactataaatacataaaatgcatttaaaaaataaggttTGTAGTAGGTAAGAGAAATGAATGTGTGGtttgacaaaaataaatacatcatatcagactttaatagatttatttatctccaatataaaagtattatggatttattgatcgtaactataaatttaaataaaatataaaagtagttTCTATAAAACagtgtttgtaggatgtgagggacattaatatgtgtttataaaaatagtttgacattaattcatcaaaccatgtcagactttaatagatttatttatctttattatacatttattataaaaataaattacaaaaaaaaaactaggtttgtagtaggtgaggaaCATTGATTGTTTGCAAATAAGAATGCTAGAAATTTCTTGAGACCTTTATAGCTTTATTAATCTCcaatataaaattattacagttttactgatcttcatttaaatgtaattcatttaatataaaatattaactcttaaaaaaaaaatatagggTTTGTAGTAGATGAGAAACAtttatgtgtttgtataaaaatagtttgacattaatccaTCAAATCATTATAAGACTTACGTATATGGATTTATTTGTGTGTaacagagtaaatgtttcctacgtttctctgttagtttgatgacgctccctaaTGCATTAgctgaagtgggagcttgatcagcggtttcatttgaatctttctttaaataaacacgtgtaatcttaaaattattctaaaatagtttttgtagtatgttgcctACTTTCATCTGTGTAAGAATTCGTAAAATAAGaacgtgctagcatgttttttcaaccatttatatagatcggaatggcgaatgtcaaacgaatgttgaatattaaactaactttaccgcaTTCGGGTGGAACACTGTGACCTGCATCGCTAATTAAATAAgcttttctgtaaaaaaaacaacaaaaaaaaaacgcagacgtaaaagtaaataacttattttctatttctttaacattttaatattagcTCAGCATGTAAGCCTGTTTAAACATGAAACTTCGTATTCCATCTGTGATATAGCATAACCCGCCTCCTTGGCTATAATTGGCTAATACTACAAGCCAATTAACACAAGTGTGCGCTGTGATTGGCTACTTCGATTTGCTCTAAGTGTCCAGTGCGTTGTAatggacattattattattgtaaataacCCCAAAGAATaacaatgtttttgtatttgtttagtaAGTgctaattattttgtatttcattgccTGTGAATTTAACcaccacatacagtatgtttgtGTGAGGGACTTTTATTGTGAAACTAGGTGAACTCAGGTTAACGGTAAAAAACAGATTAGTTTGGCGGCAGAGCAGCAGCTGAAAGGAGCAAATAAAGCAGCTTTTATATGGTTTTAGCCCCCCTTTAAGAGGCACAAGGTGTGTAAGttatgttttattgttaattAGTAGTGATGGGCTGATGAAGCCTCGTGAAGCCTTGACGCTTTCCATCAAATTGGTTCGAGAAAAGGTTCATTTCTCGAGGCTTCATTTGCACACAAACCCCCCTGCTGGTCAAAACATGTGATGACCCCTGCCTCCCATGCAAGTGTTAACATGGGAATAATCACTGCcaagaatagaaataaaaacatcttaatatgattttgtgtggttaattcatccatccatccatccatccattcattcatgatTTCATATATGATTTTTGTTAAGTGGGAAAAAGTAATATAGGTCTATTCATGTTTAAAttttagtggtgtttttataggATTGTGTTTGTGAATACTGGTGAGATggactttattcatttttatttagaaacagtATTTTTTCCACTGTGCTGGGACTCATGGCGCTTTAAATATGCTCATAAATCGCGCCAGTAGTCGAACCACTTCCTGAACCGGCGAGCACACGTCATCCGTGACGTCACTTGTTCTTAAAGAAGCAAGCCTCGATACGCGCTTCACGAAAGAATTCCTAGATTTCTCGACACACGCTCCGAAGCCTCGGCACAGTACGACCCATCACTATTAATTAGTATGTTTATATTATCTATAAGTAAAGTTTGATAAATGCGTCTGTCGGAAGGATCCGCACATTAGCGCGAATGCTAAAGCTAACATTGCCCAACGTATGTATGTAATGCAAGAGGGTagttttgtattttacatttacattttcagcatttagcagacgcttttatccaaagcgacttacacaatgagcaattgagggttaagggccttgctcagggacccaacagtggcaacttggtggttgtggggcttgaaccggcaaccttctgtttactagtccagtaccttaaccactgagctatcactggtccTATGTTTGCAAGGGTATGTAACGAATTGTTATGTTAGTGCTTATGCACATGTATATATGGATGCATGTTTAAAGGTTGTTATAGAAGAATGTGTCATGAcaattgtttgtatgttttatttctttcagcTCTTACGGTggtttattttgtataattgCTCAGAAGGTTTAACGTTAAAAGTCAAGGAGAAgcaataaatgcattttataccATCAGACAAGTCTCAAGCCATCATTTAAAGGGGGATGCTACAGTAAGAGCTTGTCTTTCACCGAATTATTGTGCTGCAAGATAAAACGGCTTTTACGGATAAATACACGGACAGCACAGAGTCGGTGTGGTGGTCAAGAAAGTTTTAAGGCACACTGCTACATTAAGACCTGAAACATGTCCACGTCCACATCAAACACAAAGGACAACGAAGAGCAGATTATTACTCTTCAAAGAGAGATTGAAGAAGGCAGAGACATTCTCCAAAGAGAAACTACAGAGGGCGCAGTAAGACGTGAAATAAAGGAAAGCATACAAACTAAAGAAAAAATTCTAACTGAACTAAAAGGTAACGTTCAAAACACTAAAGAGCTGCCCAGAAGATCTGAACGCCCACGAGTTCTTACAGAAAAAATGCAAACTTAT is part of the Trichomycterus rosablanca isolate fTriRos1 chromosome 7, fTriRos1.hap1, whole genome shotgun sequence genome and harbors:
- the ssbp3b gene encoding single-stranded DNA-binding protein 3b isoform X5, producing the protein MFPKGKASVVPSDGQAREKLALYVYEYLLHIGAQKSAQTFLSEIRWEKNITLGDPPGFLHSWWCVFWDLYCAAPERRDSCEHSSEAKAFHDYSAAAAPSPVMGNMPPGDGMPGGPMPPGFFQGPPGSQSSPHAQPPNSMMGPHGQPFMSPRFGGGPRPPIRMGNQPPGGVPAAQPMLPNMDPRLQGPMQRMNVPRGIGPMGPGPQNFGGGMRPPHNSMGPGMPGVAMGPGNGRPPWPNPNANNMPYSSPSPGAYGGPQGGGPPGTPGIVPSPADSNNSSENLYTMMNSGGGRTNFPIGPGSEGPLGAMAGMDPMHMNGGSGDLDGLPKNSPNNMSNMSNNLGTPRDDDAGGSYLHSFQNENYSPSMTMSV
- the ssbp3b gene encoding single-stranded DNA-binding protein 3b isoform X4 — its product is MFPKGKASVVPSDGQAREKLALYVYEYLLHIGAQKSAQTFLSEIRWEKNITLGDPPGFLHSWWCVFWDLYCAAPERRDSCEHSSEAKAFHDYSAAAAPSPVMGNMPPGDGMPGGPMPPGFFQGPPGSQSSPHAQPPNSMMGPHGQPFMSPRFGGGPRPPIRMGNQPPGGVPAAQPMLPNMDPRLQGPMQRMNVPRGIGPMGPGPQNFGGGMRPPHNSMGPGMPGVAMGPGNGRPPWPNPNANNMPYSSPSPGAYGGPQGGGPPGTPGIVPSPADSNNSSENLYTMMNSGGGRTNFPIGPGSEGPLGAMAGMDPMHMNGGSGDLDGLPKNSPNNMSNMSNNLGTPRDDDAGGSYLHSFQNENQYSPSMTMSV
- the ssbp3b gene encoding single-stranded DNA-binding protein 3b isoform X2 is translated as MFPKGKASVVPSDGQAREKLALYVYEYLLHIGAQKSAQTFLSEIRWEKNITLGDPPGFLHSWWCVFWDLYCAAPERRDSCEHSSEAKAFHDYSAAAAPSPVMGNMPPGDGMPGGPMPPGFFQGPPGSQSSPHAQPPNSMMGPHGQPFMSPRFGGGPRPPIRMGNQPPGGVPAAQPMLPNMDPRLQGPMQRMNVPRGIGPMGPGPQNFGGGMRPPHNSMGPGMPGVAMGPGNGRPPWPNPNANNMPYSSPSPGAYGGPQGGGPPGTPGIVPSPAALVLSDSNNSSENLYTMMNSGGGRTNFPIGPGSEGPLGAMAGMDPMHMNGGSGDLDGLPKNSPNNMSNMSNNLGTPRDDDAGGSYLHSFQNENYSPSMTMSV
- the ssbp3b gene encoding single-stranded DNA-binding protein 3b isoform X3; this encodes MFPKGKASVVPSDGQAREKLALYVYEYLLHIGAQKSAQTFLSEIRWEKNITLGDPPGFLHSWWCVFWDLYCAAPERRDSCEHSSEAKAFHDYSAAAAPSPVMGNMPPGDGMPGGPMPPGFFQGPPGSQSSPHAQPPNSMMGPHGQPFMSPRFGGGPRPPIRMGNQPPGGVPAAQPMLPNMDPRLQGPMQRMNVPRGIGPMGPGPQNFGGGMRPPHNSMGPGMPGVAMGPGNGRPPWPNPNANNMPYSSPSPGAYGGPQGGGPPGTPGIVPSPAALVLSDSNNSSENLYTMMNSGGGRTNFPIGPGSEGPLGAMAGMDPMHMNGSGDLDGLPKNSPNNMSNMSNNLGTPRDDDAGGSYLHSFQNENQYSPSMTMSV
- the ssbp3b gene encoding single-stranded DNA-binding protein 3b isoform X1 — protein: MFPKGKASVVPSDGQAREKLALYVYEYLLHIGAQKSAQTFLSEIRWEKNITLGDPPGFLHSWWCVFWDLYCAAPERRDSCEHSSEAKAFHDYSAAAAPSPVMGNMPPGDGMPGGPMPPGFFQGPPGSQSSPHAQPPNSMMGPHGQPFMSPRFGGGPRPPIRMGNQPPGGVPAAQPMLPNMDPRLQGPMQRMNVPRGIGPMGPGPQNFGGGMRPPHNSMGPGMPGVAMGPGNGRPPWPNPNANNMPYSSPSPGAYGGPQGGGPPGTPGIVPSPAALVLSDSNNSSENLYTMMNSGGGRTNFPIGPGSEGPLGAMAGMDPMHMNGGSGDLDGLPKNSPNNMSNMSNNLGTPRDDDAGGSYLHSFQNENQYSPSMTMSV